A region of Nakaseomyces glabratus chromosome M, complete sequence DNA encodes the following proteins:
- the YFH1 gene encoding ferroxidase (CAGL0M05643g~Ortholog(s) have mitochondrion localization) yields MIRNILRRSAARVRIPVTSATCASRLVMSIRLATSTRYYSNGNEGGPAMTNGVQIPKEVLELPLQQYHQHSESFLEGLFDNLEELSENYPQHIPEVEYSHGVMSLTVAGVGTYVINKQPPNKQIWLSSPNSGPNRFDLYKGEWISLRNNETLLSVLDKELHDALPNDAEFKVESDQ; encoded by the coding sequence ATGATCAGGAATATTTTACGCAGAAGCGCTGCCAGAGTCAGGATACCGGTGACTAGTGCAACTTGTGCTAGTCGACTAGTGATGTCAATAAGATTAGCGACCAGTACAAGGTACTATAGTAATGGTAACGAAGGTGGCCCTGCAATGACGAATGGTGTACAGATTCCCAAGGAAGTGCTAGAGTTGCCTTTACAGCAGTACCACCAGCATTCTGAGTCATTCCTGGAAGGGCTGTTTGATAACCTGGAGGAACTGAGCGAGAATTACCCTCAACATATTCCCGAAGTGGAATACAGTCACGGTGTTATGAGCCTTACAGTAGCCGGTGTGGGCACGTATGTGATAAACAAACAGCCACCAAATAAACAGATATGGCTCTCTTCACCAAACTCCGGCCCAAACAGATTTGATCTGTATAAGGGAGAATGGATATCCCTACGTAATAACGAGACTTTGCTTTCAGTACTAGACAAAGAGCTACATGACGCACTTCCTAATGATGCTGAGTTCAAAGTGGAATCAGATCAGTGA
- the PBI2 gene encoding Pbi2p (CAGL0M05665g~Ortholog(s) have endopeptidase inhibitor activity, role in regulation of proteolysis, vacuole fusion, non-autophagic and cytosol, fungal-type vacuole, nucleus localization), with product MANSFIVTLKKSVPEREVKEFIDSVNGVGGQIVHEFSLIKGYTIKMPEKVSLSSFKDKHNNVIESVEEDKEVKIAK from the coding sequence ATGGCCAATTCTTTTATCGTTACTTTAAAGAAGTCTGTACCAGAGAGAGAGGTCAAGGAATTTATCGATTCTGTGAACGGAGTTGGTGGCCAAATAGTCCATGAGTTCTCCTTGATCAAAGGTTACACCATCAAGATGCCAGAGAAGGTCTCCCTATCAAGCTTCAAAGATAAGCACAACAACGTCATCGAGTCTGTTGAGGAAGACAAGGAGGTTAAAATTGCCAAATAA
- the NPY1 gene encoding NAD(+) diphosphatase (CAGL0M05687g~Ortholog(s) have NAD+ diphosphatase activity, role in NADH metabolic process and cytosol, nucleus, peroxisome localization), translating to MSTFFGDVGLNRVSFLREDTEFIKLAFTSSEAKFIVFVNGEAFYDISSDGKPQLHIETSTSLKGIITTLSPLLETKDLRVDVSGVSITFLGLDDRIDGFSYKGKYKGAPYFGLEFKVDDKTLLTPKDIEFTTSLQRMDRESLFMIDNHSATLYSHAKMYLDWLNKYKFCPGCGSVIYPVHGGTKLQCSSAPEVNCNVRNARVNNVCFPRSDPVIIIAMANEDYSKICLARSFRKHGNFVMYSTIAGFMEPGESIENACAREIWEETGVHCDVDNVKIISSQPWPYPANLMIGCLGIVKFNNKDEIIDLGNDPELMDAQWFDTNEVRAAMDSYKTGWLVPFKDEINFPGETAIAHHLIRHVCKQHQRLQKL from the coding sequence ATGAGTACCTTTTTTGGTGATGTGGGTTTGAACAGGGTTTCATTCCTTAGAGAGGACACGGAATTCATAAAACTAGCATTTACCTCATCTGAAGCCAAATTCATTGTATTTGTCAATGGCGAAGCCTTTTATGACATCAGTTCAGATGGTAAACCACAGCTGCATATAGAGACCTCTACTAGCTTAAAAGGAATCATAACGACCTTGAGCCCATTGTTAGAAACGAAGGACTTAAGAGTGGATGTCTCGGGTGTGAGTATTACATTCTTGGGTTTAGATGACCGTATTGATGGGTTCTCATACAAGGGTAAGTACAAAGGTGCCCCATACTTTGGACTTGAGTTTAAAGTAGATGATAAAACGTTGCTCACGCCAAAGGACATTGAGTTTACCACATCCTTACAAAGAATGGATCGTGAGAGCTTGTTCATGATCGATAATCACAGCGCAACTCTTTATTCTCATGCAAAAATGTACTTGGATTGGTtgaacaaatataaattttgtCCTGGTTGTGGTTCTGTTATTTACCCTGTTCATGGTGGTACCAAGCTGCAATGCAGTTCAGCTCCGGAAGTCAATTGTAATGTAAGAAATGCTAGAGTTAACAATGTATGCTTCCCAAGAAGCGATCCAGTTATTATTATAGCTATGGCAAATGAAGATTACTCGAAGATATGCCTAGCAAGATCTTTCCGTAAACATGGTAACTTTGTGATGTATTCTACCATCGCCGGCTTTATGGAACCTGGTGAATCGATCGAGAATGCATGTGCCAGAGAGATTTGGGAAGAAACCGGAGTTCATTGTGATGTGGACAATGTCAAGATAATATCTTCTCAACCATGGCCATACCCAGCCAACCTCATGATTGGTTGTCTAGGGATTGTAAAATTCAATAATAAGGATGAGATTATTGATCTTGGTAATGACCCCGAACTAATGGACGCTCAGTGGTTTGATACTAACGAGGTGAGAGCTGCAATGGATAGCTACAAGACTGGCTGGCTCGTTCCCTTTAAGGATGAGATTAACTTCCCTGGAGAAACAGCAATAGCCCACCACTTGATCAGACACGTCTGCAAACAGCATCAACGCTTGCAGAAATTATGA
- the SGF73 gene encoding deubiquitination module subunit SGF73 (CAGL0M05709g~Ortholog(s) have enzyme activator activity, histone acetyltransferase activity, structural molecule activity): MEVQAQIKGIKESYIRDLNSGTSWKDLIDVAKNNPQEYSSDINSETVSKYFEPNTRIIIDALDKQTNFRVCKGCGKPILLEAIVDHIENHCSNSRDQKEGTVGDMDSFSESLINSPTNGSIDGSLQTKENLKRSLDNESSDIMSSPGKQDAKKMKSETPGNSNRKPKKVKQRNPTDKHLIDFDKQCGVKLPEGGYCARSLTCKSHSMGDKRSVVGRTEPFDTLLAEYHRKHQTKIGAAAEKRAKQQEMQKMQKQTQRDHKDQKKTTQTKTDKRKKASTTTNKTVRGTGSNRGKNSSTQNTMNYPVLTPEEETTQVLNGVSRSFPLPLESRVLSSVRYRTKYVRMREMFASAFSVKPGFSNPGYGAIHSRVGCIDIDRTTDYKYRIRTPQPVNQQGTQNLTPQQIQKMQQQRMIQNQMLQQKQAQNAQQMGFNNNNNNNQNIGSPGANMVNSPSINNQDQLLRQTKQTNSNDLNHIGGQHPIPNVQGPSSPENNLINGVGVGSPVNNPQSPGMGNLQMGTQMVGKDSSPSQFGGRVN, encoded by the coding sequence ATGGAAGTACAAGCACAAATTAAGGGTATTAAGGAATCATATATTCGTGACCTCAACAGTGGTACATCCTGGAAAGATCTTATTGACGTTGCCAAGAACAATCCGCAAGAATATTCAAGTGATATAAACTCAGAGACTGTATCTAAGTATTTCGAACCAAATACTCGTATTATTATCGACGCACTGGataaacaaacaaattttAGAGTTTGTAAAGGCTGTGGTAAACCTATCCTATTGGAGGCTATTGTAGATCATATTGAGAATCACTGCTCGAATTCGAGAGACCAAAAGGAAGGAACAGTTGGAGATATGGATTCCTTCTCAGAATCCTTAATCAATTCACCGACAAACGGATCTATTGATGGTAGTTTACagacaaaagaaaatttaaaGAGATCTTTAGATAATGAAAGTAGTGATATCATGAGCTCTCCTGGCAAACAGGATgcaaagaagatgaagagtGAGACTCCTGGAAACTCGAATAGGAAACCAAAGAAGGTGAAACAAAGAAACCCCACCGATAAACATTTGATTGACTTTGACAAACAATGTGGTGTGAAGTTGCCAGAAGGTGGATATTGTGCGAGATCTCTTACATGTAAATCACACTCAATGGGTGATAAGAGATCTGTGGTAGGCCGTACTGAACCATTTGACACATTACTAGCCGAATATCATAGAAAACATCAAACCAAGATTGGTGCAGCTGCAGAGAAAAGGGCTAAACAACAagaaatgcaaaaaatGCAGAAGCAAACACAAAGGGATCATAAAGaccaaaagaaaacaactCAAACGAAAACtgataaaagaaagaaggcCTCCACAACAACCAATAAAACTGTTAGAGGTACTGGCTCTAATCGTGGAAAGAATTCTTCTACTCAAAATACTATGAATTATCCAGTTTTGACACcggaagaagaaactacCCAGGTATTGAATGGTGTTTCGAGATCATTTCCACTACCATTGGAATCTAGAGTGTTATCTTCCGTCAGGTACAGAACAAAGTACGTTAGAATGAGAGAAATGTTTGCATCTGCTTTTTCTGTTAAGCCTGGTTTTTCAAATCCAGGCTATGGTGCAATACATTCCAGAGTTGGTTGCATTGATATCGATAGAACTACAGATTATAAGTATAGAATACGAACTCCTCAACCCGTGAACCAACAAGGAACTCAAAATCTAACACCTCAACAAATACAGAAAATGCAGCAACAACGGATGATACAAAACCAAATGCTCCAGCAAAAGCAGGCACAGAATGCTCAACAAATGGGTTttaacaataacaacaataataatcaaaatatagGATCCCCAGGTGCGAACATGGTAAATTCGCCATCAATCAATAACCAGGACCAACTACTTCGGCAGACGAAGCAAACTAACTCGAATGATCTCAACCATATAGGAGGACAACATCCTATACCGAATGTCCAAGGGCCGAGTTCCccagaaaataatttaataaaCGGTGTTGGTGTGGGAAGCCCTGTGAATAATCCTCAATCTCCAGGAATGGGTAATCTTCAAATGGGTACTCAAATGGTAGGGAAAGATTCCTCACCATCACAATTCGGAGGAAGAGTAAATTAG
- the ALG2 gene encoding GDP-Man:Man(1)GlcNAc(2)-PP-dolichol alpha-1,3-mannosyltransferase (CAGL0M05731g~Ortholog(s) have GDP-Man:Man1GlcNAc2-PP-Dol alpha-1,3-mannosyltransferase activity, glycolipid 6-alpha-mannosyltransferase activity, role in oligosaccharide-lipid intermediate biosynthetic process and endoplasmic reticulum localization), giving the protein MVPAKKLKIAFVHPDLGIGGAERLVVDAALGLQEAGHEVIIYTSHCDKTHCFEEVKNGTLKVEVFGDFLPTDLGKRFFIVFANLRQLYLTAKVVLSGRSKDKDVFIIDQLSTCVPFFKLANNKVLFYCHFPDQLLAIRTNWIKSLYRIPFDLLEQFTMYCSDEVVVNSNFTKSMYKKTFKYLQKNPNVIYPCVDTDTETLINDRDMQIGNLLVGKCPNFYLSINRYERKKNIELAIQAFAKASVENTNLVVCGGYDPRIHENVQYLQELTCLCKELDLSYTVNHYSDFIEDSYSVNEIEKLFGAKVIFLTSISSSLKEFLIQNMQLLLYTPSYEHFGIVPLEAMKYGKPVLAVNNGGPVETVVSYQKEDNEKSTTGWLRSADADEWASALIESKEVLNQNPELFKNNGPKRVIELFSRKAMTQEFETNIKLALRHTSNISIIYVVSIIFAVLLKVFVF; this is encoded by the coding sequence ATGGTGCCTGCGAAGAAGTTAAAGATAGCATTTGTGCATCCCGATTTAGGAATTGGTGGAGCAGAAAGACTAGTGGTTGATGCAGCACTTGGTTTACAAGAAGCAGGTCATGAAGTTATCATATATACAAGTCATTGTGACAAGACACATTGTTTCGAAGAGGTCAAAAATGGTACTTTGAAAGTTGAAGTGTTTGGTGATTTTCTACCGACTGATTTGGGTAAACGATTCTTCATTGTCTTTGCTAATTTGAGACAGTTGTATCTGACAGCTAAAGTGGTGTTGTCAGGAAGATCAAAAGACAAAGATGTGTTTATCATTGATCAGTTATCAACTTGTGTCCCATTTTTTAAGTTAGCAAATAATAAAGTTTTGTTTTATTGCCATTTTCCAGATCAATTGTTAGCTATAAGAACGAACTGGATTAAAAGCTTATATCGTATACCATTCGATCTACTAGAGCAATTCACGATGTACTGTTCGGATGAGGTTGTTGTTAACTCTAACTTTACAAAATCCATGTATAAAAAAACCTTCAAATACCTACAGAAAAACCCAAACGTCATTTATCCATGTGTTGATACCGATACTGAGACTCTGATTAACGATAGGGATATGCAAATAGGAAACCTTTTGGTTGGAAAATGTCCAAATTTCTACTTGAGTATCAATAGGTATGAGaggaaaaagaatatagaaCTAGCAATACAAGCGTTTGCCAAAGCATCAGTTGAAAACACAAATTTGGTTGTATGTGGTGGTTATGATCCAAGGATACACGAAAATGTACAGTATTTGCAAGAATTGACATGCCTTTGCAAAGAATTGGATCTTTCTTATACTGTTAATCACTATTCTGACTTTATTGAGGATAGTTATTCTGtgaatgaaattgaaaagttGTTTGGTGCAAAGgttatatttttgacatcaatttcttcttctttgaaggAATTTCTAATTCAAAACATGCAACTATTATTGTATACACCTTCATATGAACATTTTGGAATAGTACCATTGGAAGCTATGAAATACGGCAAACCAGTGTTAGCTGTCAACAATGGTGGACCAGTTGAAACTGTTGTAAGCTatcaaaaagaagataatgaGAAATCAACCACTGGTTGGTTGAGGTCAGCTGACGCTGATGAGTGGGCATCGGCTTTGATTGAAAGTAAAGAAGTTTTGAATCAAAATCCGgaacttttcaaaaataatggcCCTAAAAGGGTTATTGAACTATTCTCAAGAAAAGCTATGACGCAAGAATTTGAAACTAACATCAAGTTAGCGCTAAGGCATACTTCCAATATAAGTATCATATATGTTGTATCCATAATATTTGCAGTACTGCTCAAAGTATTTGTTTTCTAA
- the MRH4 gene encoding ATP-dependent RNA helicase (CAGL0M05753g~Ortholog(s) have ATP-dependent RNA helicase activity, mitochondrial ribosomal large subunit rRNA binding activity and role in RNA metabolic process, mitochondrial large ribosomal subunit assembly, response to cold) gives MVSILAIRTFNPLGHFVSTQCVRAYAINSVRAGSKSSSVRAGSKNDTTRASSKKNKAGKSKLQLSARFKQNANKSQKADKFKSQKQFKYGLYGGLKENENKFLETNANLVEKITEFEELKLLPEVRKHVINLIKKDSLNTTEEIHPSPIQTIAIKRLSKNLMEPKLQVHAIAAETGSGKTMAYCAPLLDYLKRQEIETPEKWESIKDKAIIRSVILVPTLELVDQIYTTLTCIPDTLGIHVHKWTTGVDYQQLLENLKSRTDILITTPSKLLSLQRVRMISRADLILKRIEFVVLDEADTLLDKSWLEDTHKALKAMSDVNHLVLCSATIPNEFDRTMTKMFPNAIPLTTPRLHKLPKGINFRIINAAVSPYKGSKIKALAQTLYAIAYDGTDPGFEKRCIVFINEKKNVDNVVQKLRNEYGHDVVGLTGDMEGRTRLELIRPFISPPEKLTEQEKQIDKDLNDQETVNISGSNISIGNIENSNKASNFIPKLRVLVTTDLLARGLNFKGVRNVILYDVPITAIDLVHRAGRTARMRQSGRVFMIIDKKTQSWAKAVPTILKKNKALT, from the coding sequence ATGGTCTCCATACTGGCTATTAGGACATTTAACCCGCTAGGGCATTTTGTATCTACCCAATGTGTGCGAGCGTACGCGATCAACAGTGTTAGAGCTGGTTCAAAGAGTAGTTCTGTTAGGGCTGGTTCAAAGAATGATACTACTAGAGCCAGttcaaagaagaataaaGCTGGTAAATCGAAGTTACAACTATCTGCTAGATTTAAACAAAATGCTAATAAATCGCAAAAAGCAGATAAATTTAAGTCTCAGAAGCAGTTCAAGTATGGTCTATATGGTGGTCTGAAAGAGAATGAAAACAAGTTTTTAGAGACTAACGCAAATTTAGTTGAGAAGATTACAGAATTTGAAGAACTAAAACTACTTCCAGAAGTTCGTAAACATGTAATTAATCTCATCAAAAAGGATTCATTGAATACTACCGAGGAAATCCATCCTTCGCCTATTCAAACAATCGCAATAAAAAGATTATCAAAGAACTTAATGGAACCCAAACTTCAAGTTCATGCAATAGCTGCTGAAACAGGATCTGGTAAAACGATGGCTTATTGTGCACCTTTATTGGACTATTTGAAGAGACAGGAAATCGAAACACCAGAGAAATGGGAATCCATAAAAGACAAAGCGATAATAAGATCTGTTATACTAGTCCCAACTTTAGAGCTTGTTGATCAGATATATACTACATTGACATGTATTCCAGATACTCTAGGCATTCATGTGCATAAGTGGACTACTGGAGTCGATTACCAACAGCTTCTGGAGAACTTAAAATCAAGAACAGACATTTTGATTACAACTCCTTCAAAACTTTTGAGCTTACAAAGAGTTCGAATGATAAGTAGAGCGGATTTAATATTGAAAAGGATAGAATTTGTGGTTTTAGATGAAGCAGATACGTTATTGGATAAATCCTGGCTTGAAGATACTCATAAGGCCCTAAAAGCAATGTCAGATGTCAATCATTTAGTTCTCTGTTCTGCTACTATACCGAATGAGTTTGATAGAACTATGACTAAGATGTTTCCAAATGCTATTCCATTAACTACACCTAGATTGCATAAACTTCCAAAAGGCATTAATTTTAGGATTATTAATGCGGCAGTTAGCCCCTACAAGGGCTCTAAGATTAAAGCATTAGCTCAGACCTTGTATGCCATTGCATATGACGGTACAGACCCAGGCTTTGAGAAGCGttgtattgtatttattaatgaaaagaagaacgTTGATAATGTAGTGCAGAAATTAAGAAATGAATATGGGCATGATGTGGTTGGTTTAACTGGTGATATGGAAGGTAGGACTAGATTGGAACTAATAAGGCCATTTATCTCTCCACCAGAGAAATTAactgaacaagaaaaacaaattgatAAAGATCTTAATGACCAAGAGACTGTAAACATCAGTGGTTCAAACATATCGATCGGTAACATCGAAAATAGTAACAAGGCATCTAACTTCATCCCAAAACTTCGAGTGCTAGTTACTACTGATCTTCTAGCAAGAGGTCTAAATTTCAAAGGTGTGAGAAATGTTATACTATATGACGTGCCAATTACAGCCATTGATCTGGTCCATAGAGCAGGGAGAACTGCTAGAATGAGGCAATCTGGAAGAGTTTTCATgataattgataaaaagaCACAATCCTGGGCTAAAGCAGTACCAACTATCttaaaaaagaacaaagcCCTTACTTAA
- the NIP7 gene encoding ribosome biosynthesis protein NIP7 (CAGL0M05775g~Ortholog(s) have cytosol, nucleolus localization) — MRQLTEEETKVVFEKLAGYIGRNIAYLVDNKEVPHVFRLQKDRVYYVPEYIAKLATSVARQNLMSVGICLGKFTKTGKFRLHITALSVLAKHAKYKIWIKPNGEMPFLYGNHVLKAHVGKMTDDIPEHAGLIVFSMNDMPLGFGVSAKSTLESKNLQPTAIVAFRQADIGEYLRDEDTLFT; from the coding sequence ATGAGACAGCTAACTGAGGAAGAAACTAAGGTTGTTTTTGAGAAACTAGCGGGTTACATTGGTAGAAACATAGCCTACCTTGTGGACAACAAGGAGGTGCCCCATGTGTTCCGTTTGCAGAAGGACAGAGTTTACTACGTTCCAGAATATATTGCCAAGCTAGCTACAAGTGTAGCTAGACAGAACCTAATGTCTGTGGGTATATGTCTCGGGAAGTTTACAAAGACTGGTAAATTCAGACTGCATATCACTGCTCTGTCAGTATTGGCCAAGCACGCCAAGTACAAGATATGGATTAAGCCAAATGGTGAAATGCCTTTTCTATATGGTAACCATGTGTTGAAAGCACATGTTGGTAAGATGACTGACGATATTCCAGAACATGCTGGTCTGATAGTGTTCTCCATGAACGATATGCCACTTGGGTTTGGTGTTAGTGCCAAGAGTACATTAGAGTCTAAAAACTTGCAACCAACCGCCATCGTTGCATTCAGACAAGCCGATATCGGTGAATACTTGAGAGATGAAGATACTTTGTTCACTTGA
- the PUS2 gene encoding pseudouridine synthase PUS2 (CAGL0M05797g~Ortholog(s) have pseudouridine synthase activity, role in mRNA pseudouridine synthesis, tRNA pseudouridine synthesis and mitochondrion localization), whose protein sequence is MDTIVGRLAKSRLPKRKMALVLGYLGTGYQGIQYNPPAHTIDNELFKALVATNCISQSNSDDFSKSSFSRATRTDKGVHALTNLVALKMQRYEVPQQVKAELNEILPDDIRIWDVVPVKKKFNARVMAGTRHYRYVIPTFLLQCGPHSDLSTSQLARFKNIWNMFLGTHNYYNFTPRRKDTNADSPQNMRHMYSIQVSDPFTIAGSTQWLSIAIHGQSFLLHQIRKMVHYALSEYHRSSSDTKSMELLETVDPDLTSATALDTPTEQYIPLAPAAGLYLHHPTFEGYNNQPAARRLQVLDLSGYPACATFEDRIHTEIARSEHVFHEYMAVIRQ, encoded by the coding sequence ATGGATACAATTGTGGGCCGTCTAGCTAAAAGTAGACTTCCCAAGCGGAAGATGGCACTTGTGCTCGGATATTTGGGTACTGGGTACCAAGGTATACAATACAACCCGCCTGCCCATACTATCGACAACGAGCTATTTAAAGCGTTAGTGGCTACTAATTGTATATCACAATCCAACTCTGACGACTTTTCAAAGAGCTCATTCTCCCGAGCCACGCGGACCGATAAGGGTGTACATGCGCTCACCAACTTGGTTGCGTTAAAGATGCAAAGGTATGAGGTGCCGCAGCAAGTTAAGGCAGAATTGAACGAGATTCTACCCGATGATATACGCATATGGGATGTCGTGCCagtaaagaaaaaattcaatGCTAGGGTCATGGCGGGAACAAGACACTACCGGTATGTGATCCCAACATTTTTGCTCCAATGCGGTCCCCATAGCGATCTCTCGACCTCTCAGCTTGCCAGGTTCAAAAACATCTGGAATATGTTTCTTGGTACGCACAACTACTACAACTTCAcaccaagaagaaaagacaCAAACGCCGACTCCCCACAGAACATGAGACATATGTACTCGATCCAGGTCTCTGACCCATTCACCATAGCCGGTTCCACTCAGTGGCTGTCCATTGCCATACACGGCCAGTCGTTCCTGTTACACCAGATCAGAAAGATGGTGCACTATGCGCTATCAGAGTACCATAGGAGCTCGAGCGATACCAAAAGCATGGAACTCTTAGAAACTGTAGATCCCGATCTTACATCAGCGACTGCCTTAGACACACCCACGGAGCAATACATACCGCTAGCGCCAGCCGCAGGGTTGTACTTGCACCACCCAACGTTCGAAGGCTACAATAACCAGCCAGCTGCTCGACGGCTACAGGTTCTAGACCTCAGCGGATACCCCGCATGCGCGACTTTCGAAGATCGCATACACACAGAGATAGCCCGCAGCGAACATGTCTTCCACGAATACATGGCTGTGATACGCCAATAG
- a CDS encoding uncharacterized protein (CAGL0M05819g~Protein of unknown function), which produces MQCQLERERDFFHAFMEYLYASLSANIPIAWDLEMYWAMKCRRLVRTILWINGSELDTEAIFLDLA; this is translated from the coding sequence ATGCAATGCCAATTAGAAAGGGAGCGGGACTTTTTCCATGCTTTTATGGAGTATTTGTACGCCTCTTTGTCTGCTAATATCCCTATTGCCTGGGATCTGGAAATGTATTGGGCAATGAAGTGTAGAAGATTAGTGCGCACCATTCTGTGGATCAACGGATCAGAATTGGACACAGAAGCAATATTTCTAGACTTGGCGTAG